The Anopheles merus strain MAF chromosome 2L, AmerM5.1, whole genome shotgun sequence genome has a segment encoding these proteins:
- the LOC121594053 gene encoding T-box transcription factor TBX6-like, whose protein sequence is MTDLIDLRMHQHIAHEIYRQQMLQRIPDPFPTMLPVPVPPMHAMALPPRYSLPGVELKLQNKELWREFHKIGTEMIITKSGRRMFPSMRLTVDGLDADTNYCVLLEMMPISDCRFKFSGSQWVPAGGAEPQSPQRFCLHPDSPALGTHWASQPIVFNKVKLTNNTLDNNGHVVLTSMHKYQPRIHIIRTSDPSQIPWAAQQAFVFPETEFVAVTAYQNDRITKLKIDNNPFAKGFRETGQSRCKRKMGCNNTSSSSSSSSSSGTGGGGGGAGGDSGGGGQLTDDEDRHDLHDLIKRPRSNGSPASDCTVHEGAGPPMHHPRLHHSAGLRPFPASPELLMRQYNQMFNPSWMDLMLPYFARHHHQPYPPHPHPHQAHHPQHHHHHHHPHHAQPPGPGFGGPVGPMGPGSLLSPAGSQIPAPIISPAHSNPDSTDHDRSSAFSVQTPQTSGSDCDASERTQRPESPEGSPKPTVLRPAAIRVAAQASSPTEAVSSHHHRLDPAGDPTDPNGDPERKINFSIASILLL, encoded by the exons ATCCGTTCCCAACGATGCTGCCGGTTCCGGTGCCACCGATGCATGCGATGGCGCTGCCGCCCCGCTACTCGCTGCCCGGCGTCGAGCTGAAGCTGCAAAACAAGGAGCTGTGGCGAGAGTTTCACAAGATCGGCACCGAGATGATCATCACCAAAAGTGGACG ACGAATGTTTCCCTCGATGCGGCTGACGGTGGACGGGCTGGATGCGGACACAAATTACTGCGTGCTGCTCGAAATGATGCCCATTAGCGACTGTCGGTTCAAGTTCAGCGGCTCCCAGTGGGTGCCGGCGGGCGGGGCCGAACCCCAAAGCCCCCAGCGGTTCTGCCTCCATCCGGACAGCCCGGCGCTCGGCACGCACTGGGCCTCCCAGCCGATCGTCTTCAACAAGGTGAAGCTTACGAACAACACGCTCGACAACAATGGTCAC GTCGTACTAACCAGCATGCACAAGTACCAGCCAAGAATTCACATCATCCGCACGTCCGATCCGTCCCAGATTCCTTGGGCGGCCCAGCAAGCGTTCGTGTTCCCGGAAACGGAGTTCGTTGCCGTCACGGCCTACCAG AACGATCGCATCACGAAGCTGAAGATCGATAACAACCCGTTCGCCAAAGGGTTCCGGGAGACGGGCCAGTCGCGCTGCAAGCGAAAGATGGGCTGCAACAacacctcctcctcgtcctcctcctcgtcgtcctcgggcactggtggcggtggcggtggggcAGGAGGCGACAGCGGAGGCGGTGGGCAGTTGACAGACGACGAGGATCGCCACGACCTGCACGACCTGATCAAGCGGCCAAGATCAAACGGTTCGCCGGCGTCCGACTGTACCGTGCACGAGGGTGCCGGACCACCGATGCATCATCCCCGGCTGCACCATTCCGCCGGGCTGCGGCCGTTTCCCGCCTCTCCCGAGCTACTGATGCGTCAGTACAATCAGATGTTTAACCCGAGCTGGATGGATCTGATGCTGCCATACTTTGcccgccaccaccatcaaccgTACCCACCGCATCCGCATCCTCACCAGGCGCACCATCCgcaacatcatcaccaccatcaccatccgcACCATGCGCAACCTCCGGGACCTGGGTTTGGCGGACCGGTAGGACCGATGGGTCCCGGGTCACTGCTGTCGCCCGCCGGTAGTCAAATTCCGGCCCCGATCATATCGCCCGCCCACTCCAACCCGGACTCGACCGATCACGATCGCTCGTCGGCGTTCAGCGTGCAGACACCGCAGACTAGCGGCAGTGATTGTGACGCGAGCGAACGTACCCAACGTCCCGAAAGTCCGGAAGGGTCCCCGAAGCCAACGGTTCTGCGACCGGCCGCCATCAGAGTCGCCGCTCAAGCATCGAGCCCAACGGAAGCGGTATCATCGCATCATCACCGGCTGGATCCGGCCGGCGATCCAACCGACCCGAATGGAGATCCGGAGCGGAAAATCAACTTCAGCATTGCCTCCATTCTACTCCTAtag